A window of Magnetospirillum sp. genomic DNA:
GTACGCGCAAAAGTCGAAGAATTTTTCGGGAAAACCCCACTCGCCGACATCAACCCAGACGAGGTCGTGGCGGTCGGTGCGGCGTTGCAGGCCGAAGCGCTGACCGCGGGCTCGGACACGCTGCTGCTCGACGTGCTGCCGCTGTCGCTCGGGCTCGAAACGATGGGCGGCATCGTCGAGAAGATCGTCGAGCGCAACACGCCGATCCCGGTCGCGCGCGGCCAGGATTTCACCACGTACCAGGACGGCCAGACGGCCATGTCGTTCCATGTGGTGCAGGGCGAGCGCGAGATGGCCGACCAGACGCGCAGCCTCGCACGCTTCGAACTCGACGGCATTCCGCCGATGGTGGCCGGGGCCGCGCGCATCCGCGTGCGCTTTGCCGTCGACGCCGACGGGCTCCTGTCGGTCTCGGCTGAGGAATCGACGACCGGCCGCCAGGCGCGCGTCGAAGTGAAGCCGTCCTACGGCCTCACCGAAGACGAGATGGCCGATATGTTGCGCGCCTCCATCGACAATGCCGAAGCCGACATGGACCGCCGGTTGCTCACCGAAGCGCGCGTCGAAGCGCGCCGGGCGATCAACGCGCTCGAAGCAGCACTCGCGGTCGACGCCGATCTCCTGAGCGAGGCCGAGCGCGGCAGCATTGCGGCGGTGCAGGAAACGCTCGAGCGCGCGATGTCGCAAAGCGACCGGGCTTCCATCCAGGGGGCCGCCGAAGCGCTCGAGCACGGCACCAAGTTTTTCGCCGAACGGCGCATGGATCGCGGCATTCGCAAAGCGCTTGCGGGCCGCAACGTCGCCGAAATCGGCGGCTGACCTTCGAAAACTTCTAACCTCAACATAGAAAGCACGACGACCATGCCGAAGATGACCTTCATCCTGAACGACGGCACGCGCAAGGAAGTGGACGCACCCGTGGGCCTGTCCGTGCTCGAGATCGCCCACCGCAACGATGTGCCGCTCGAAGGTGCGTGCGAAGGGTCGCTCGCCTGCTCGACCTGCCACATCGTCGTCGACAAGGACGATTACGAGCGCCTGCCGGAAGCAAGCGAAGACGAAGAAGACATGCTCGACCTCGCCTTCGGCCTCACGCACACGTCGCGCCTGGGCTGCCAGATCACGATCACGGACGAGCTCGACGGGCTCACCGTGGCGCTGCCCACGGCCACGCGCAACATGATGGTCGATAAGGCCTAAAGGACCTGCCCCGATGAAGCTGCGCTGGACCGACGTCGCCGACATTGCGATCGATCTCGAGGAGGCGCATCCGGAGGCCGACGTCGAGAATCTGCGCTTCACCGATCTGTGGAAATGGGTGCAAGCGCTGCCGAACTTCGCGGACGATCCGAACAAATCGAACGAGAAGATTCTCGAAGCGATCCAGATGGCGTGGCTCAAGGAACGCGAATGACGCGTTCTCCCGCGTTCTTATCTTTATGGCATGAAGGTGGGCTGTTCGCGCGGCTGCGCAACGCGTGCATGCCCGCCTGGCAGGCCTATGTTGGGCACGATTTCGTGCGGCAATTGGGGGCGGGCACGCTGCCCAAACAGGCGTTCCAGCATTATCTGAAGCAGGATTACCTGTTCTTGATCCATTACGCGCGCGCTTGGGCGCTGGCCACGGCCAAGGCTTCGAGCCTCGCCGAAATGCGCAGCGCCAACGCCTCGGTCAAAGCGATCCTCGATATCGAGATGGGCCTGCACGTGGCGTTCTGCCGCGATTGGGGCATCGACGAAGCGGCGCTCGAAGCGACGCAAGAAGGCGAAGCCACGCTCGGCTACACGCGCTACGTTTTGGCGCGCGGGCTCGACGGCGATCTTTTGGACCTTGTCGTCGCATTGAGCCCCTGCGCGCTCGGCTATGCCGAGATCGGCCGCACGCTGGCCGCGCAGGCGACGGCGGAAAATCCGTATGCGGCGTGGATCGCGATGTATGCGGGCGACGAATTTTTCGGCGTCGCACGCGGTGTGGCTGACGAGGTGGATCGGCTTGGGCAGACGCGCGGCGGTGCTGCGCGTTTCGACGATCTTGCAAAAACCTTCGCGCAAGCCTGCCGCCTCGAGGCCGATTTCTGGCGCCAGGGATTGTCGGCTGCATGAGCGACACGGCGAACATCGCAGCGCAGGATATCGATCTTGCTCCCGGTGCACGCGTCGTCGTGGCGATGTCGGGCGGTGTCGACTCCTCGGTCGTCGCGGCCTTGCTCAAAGAGCAGGGCTACGACGTGGTCGGCGTCACGCTGCAGCTCTACGACCAGGGCGAGATGGCGAAGAAGAAGGGCGCTTGCTGTGCGGGCCAGGACATCTACGACGCGCGCAACGTCGCCGACCGCATCGGCATTGCGCACTACGTGCTCGACTACGAGAGCCGCTTCAAAGACGCTGTGATTGAGGATTTCGCCGACAGCTACGCGCGCGGCGAAACGCCCGTCCCGTGCGTGCAGTGCAATCGCACGGTCAAGTTCCGCGACCTGCTGTCGGTCGCGCGCGATCTCGGCGCTTCGGCCCTTGCCACCGGGCACTATGCGCGGCGGCTTGCGACGCCCAAGGGTGCCGAATTGCACGTGGCGGCCGATCCGTCGCGCGACCAAAGCTATTTTCTTTTCGCGACGACGCAAGAGCAGCTCGATTTCCTGCGCTTTCCGCTGGGCGGATTGCCGAAGAGCGCCGTGCGCGCGGCAGCCGAGCGGCTTGCCTTGCCGGTGGCAAGCAAGCCCGACAGCCAGGACATCTGCTTCGTGCCCGGCGGCAACTATCGCGAGATCGTCGCACGGTTGCGCCCCGAAGCCGCACGGCCCGGCGACATCGTGGACCAGGCCGGCACCGTGCTCGGCCGCCACGACGGCACGATCGGCTTCACGGTCGGCCAGCGTCGCGGCCTCAACATCGGTGCTCGCGATGCGGCGGCCGAACCGCTTTACGTGCTCGCGGTTGATGCGCAAGCCGCACGCGTGACGGTGGGGCCGCACGCCGCCTTGGCGCGCCGCGACATTGCACTTGCGCGCGCCAATTGGCTGGGCGGGCAAGTTTCAGAAGGGGCAGCGCTCGCCAAGATCCGTTCGACCACGGCGCCGAAGCCCGCGAAATTCGCGCGCGGGCCCGACGAAACGGCCCTGGTCACGCTTGACGATCCCGAATTTGGGGTTGCGGCCGGACAGGCGTGCGTCCTCTACGACGGCAGCCGCGTGCTTGGCGGCGGCTGGATTTCGCGCGGCTAGAACTCGCCGGCCGATAGTCGATCGGAGATTTTCGATACGTCGATGCGCGCGGTCCGAAGGCGCTCGCCGAGGGCTTGCGCGAGACCAAGCGCGACTGCGGCCGCGGCTTGTTTTCGCTGCGCGTGCGGTTATGGAAAGCCGCCCGGACGGGCTTGCGTCGGGCGCCTTGACAGGCCCCGCGACTGGCCTTAAACCGACCGCTCTTTGGCGGCGTAGCTCAGTGGTAGAGCAGGGGAATCATAATCCCTTGGTCGGGGGTTCAAATCCCTCCGCCGCTACCAATTTCCCTATTTGGGGTCGGTTTTTCGGGCCGCCAAATAGAATCATACAATCCACTGAAAACAAATCGTTTTTCGAGCGCTGAGGCAGCAGGTTTCAGCGGCAGTGTAGGAACCTGGTCAGTTTGGCGGTTGGAGTGGGGCTGGATTAATAATCCTATTTTCCCGCGAAAACCCTCAAATTCTTCCTCGCATTTTCCTCGCACGAGGCTTTTTTCAAGGGATCTTTGGGAACCAGAACCCGTCGTCGGCATTCGCATTTCTCTCAACCGGAAACGCGAAGGAGGGCTGTGGCCCCATGGCGATGATCTACAAAGTCCGTTGGAAACGGAAATCGGGCGAAATCTCGCAGCGCTGGTGCGTGGAGTGGACCAACGAAAAGCGCGAAAAGCGGCGCAAACTGTTCGCCAGCGCGCTGGACGCCAAACGCCATCGCCGATCGATCGAAAACGGCGGCGCTCCGTTTGAGGAGACCCAGATAACCTTTGCAAAAGCGGCCGACGATTTCATCGAAAGCCGTCGCAATCTGGGTCGCGAGCGCAGCACTTACGACATGTACGAGCGCCAAGTTCGAATGCATCTGGGGCCCTTGATCGGCGGACGCGATGTCCGCTCGTTGCGTCGTTCGGACTTTGTGAAGTTGCAGGAGGATCTGGTTGCCAAACTCAGTCGAAGTCTTGCACGTTCCGTCTTCATGACCGCCAAGTCGGTCATGGCGCATGTGGTTCGGCGCGAGTGGCGCGAGGGCGACCCTGCCACCGGCCTGCGGTTCGATCTGTCGTCCCGCGAAAAGGCGCGGATCGATGCGCCGCGCAAGTCGGACATTCAAGCGCTTCTCGATGCACTCGGCGGAAGCGAGATTGCGGCCGGAGCACCACCCACCCGCGGCTATGTCTTTGTCCGCGTGGCATTGGGTTCGGGCCTTCGGGCTTCCGAACTGCGTGGGCTTCGCGTAACCGATGTCGATCTCGTCGCGATTCCGCCAACTGTGACGGTCGCGCAACGCGCAGATCAATGGTGTCAAATCGGCCCGCCAAAGTCGCGAAACGGGCGGCGGACGGTGCCGATCGGGCCGGACCTCGCCATGCTGCTTCGCCGCTGGATCCCGCTGCGCAGCGTCGTAGCGTCGCCCCTGTTGTTTCCGGCCGAAAGCGGCCGTCCGATGGACATGTCCAACTTTCATATCCGCGTTTGGCGACCGGCGATGCGAAAGGCCGGTCTTGAGGATAGCGCAACGGGAAACGCGCGATGGACCTTCCATTTTCTGCGCCACATTTACGCGAGCCAACTGATCGAGATGAAGCTTAATCCCAAGCAAATCCAGATGCGCTTGGGTCATGGCTCCGTCCAAATGACCTTGGACACCTATGGGCACTTGTGGCGCGACACAGACAAGGAGATTCTTGAAGTTGCCGAGTTTGAACGCCGTATGCTGGGCATCAGCACGACACTGATACTGCCCGAGCCGCCAGTATCGGCGTTGTCCGTCAGCGACAACAGCGGTTCAGTCGTTAAGTCCGGGGAGGGGAGCAATGATTGAGCTCCACTTTCCGAGCGAAGGCCCTGCCTACGACATGGTCAAGAGAGCTGGCTCGGTTTGTTTGAACAGTTTTCCGGGTTTTATAAGTGGCGCCTCTGCCGGGTTTAGGCCGCCGCGAGAAGCGGCTGCCGTTTGAAGTACGCCCGATCCAGCGTTTGCCGGTCAAGGCTCGAGTGCGGACGCCGCGCCTTGTAGAACGCGATGTACCGCCCGAGCGACGCGCGGACCTCGCTCACCGTGTCGTAGGCGCGCAGATAGACCTCCTCGTATTTGATCGTCCGCCACAGCCGCTTGACGAATACGTTGTCGCGCCAGGCGCCCTTGCCGTCCATGCTGATCGCGATCTTCCGGCTACTGAGCGCGCCGGTGAATGCAGCACCAGTGAACTGGCTGCCCTGGTCGGTGTTGAAGATATCCGGCTTGCCGAACCGCGCCAGCGCTTCTTCGAGCGCTTCGACGCAGAACGCCGCCTCCATCGTGATCGACAGCCTCCACGCCAGCACACGGCGGCTGAACCAGTCGACCACCGCCGCCAGATACACGAAGCCTCGCGCCATCGGGATGTAGGTGATGTCCATCGCCCAGACTTGGTCAGGCGGCGTCACTGCCAACTTGCGCAGCAGATACGGATAGATCCGATGCCCCGGTGCCGGTCTCAACGTACTCGGGCGGCGATACAGCGCTTCGATCCCCATGCGCTTCATCAGGGTGGCGACGTGCAGGCGTCCGACAGCAATCCCCTCGGCAGCAAGCAGGTCGCGCAGCATTCGGCTGCCCGCAAAAGGGAACTCCAGATGCAGCGCGTCGATCCGGCGCATCAGCACCAGGTCGGGTACTGAGACCGGCCGTGGCAGGTAGTAGACGCTGCCCCGGCTGATACCCAGTGCTGCCGCCTGACGGGCGATCGGCAGATCGTGCGAACGGTCGATCATCGTCTTGCGCTCAGCAGGCCGGCTTTGCCGAGCGCACCTTCCAAAAAATCGTTCTCGAGCGTCAGCTCGCCGATCTTCGCGTGCAGAGACTTCACGTCGATCGCCGGCTCCGGCCGCGCCGCACGCCCGTCGAACACGGCAGACGCGCTTTCCAGAAGCTGCGCCTTCCACTGCGCGATCTGATTCGGGTGCACGTCGAAATGCTGCGCCAGCTCCGCCAGTGTCAGTTCGCCTTTAACTGTCGCCAGTGCCACCTTCGCCTTGAATGCCGGTGTGTGATTCAGGCGCGCTCGTCTGCTCATCTTCTTCTCCTGTCATGCGGCCATCCTGGCCGCCGTCAGGCAGAAACGCCACTTATCCCGCTGTGCAGATTTTCCGAGCCAGCTCTTTCGCACCTTCTATTGTCGACGCACTTGCCAAATGGGCTAATGAAACGAAAGGCAACAGACGCAAGCTGATGCAGGGCAGTCTACCAAAAATTCTCACTAAAGAGGTGATTGAGAATAGAAAGACTGACTTTGACCGTTGCGCATCTCAACCCTGAGCCCCCCGTCGGTGGCGATCCACAATCTTCCCTGCGCCCTCCGTCGGCCGCCACCACTATAGTCAACATGGGCTGACTCTTAAATCTCTGACCTTGCCGATCAAATACTTCGGAGCCAATAGTGCCCAGCTTCACCCGCTACGGCACGCCAGCGCTTGTTAAAACAGGCACTATTCACGAGACACGATTTTGAAGCGAGTGCTCGGTTGGCTTGACTGTGGGTCCGCCGAACCTGACGCATTTTATACTATCCGATCGCGTCAAAACTATTGTCGACAGTTTTCGTGCTAACTGGACTGTTTCCTGAAAACAAACCGAATTATGGGCAGCGCCTACCAGCTCACCTAGCTGGAACCAGAGTACGTTCGACAATGCAACAGATAGGTTCGGTTTGGTGTACCCGCGCTTAGGCGGCTTCCTGCGCCACTGCTTGAGCGCAGATCCAGTCGTGAAACTGCGCAGCCGCTGGGCTGAGCTTCCGGCCCTTCTGCCGAACGAGGTAGTAAGCGTACTCGGTCCGCTTCTCCTTCGAGAGCGGCGAGGCCAGCGTCCCTTGGCGCAGTTCTTCTTTGATAAACGACTGGATGAAGAGCGACACACCGACCGCATTCAAGGTAGCGCTGAGTTGGAAATGCCGGTCGCTCATCATCAAGCCGCGACTTCCGATCGTCTCCGCATCGGGCACGCCAACCGCCGCCAACCATTGCCGCCACATATTGTGATCATCGACATGCAGGAGCGTGTGATTCTTGAGATCGGCTGCGTCGCGCAGCGGTGTTTTCTTTAGAAGCTCGGGGCTGCATGCGGCGATCAGCGGCGCTTCGAGCAGGCGACGGGACTCCAGATGCGGCCATGCGCCCGCTCCCCATTGCACGGCGACGTCGGCGACTTCCGATGGATCCGACGCGGCCGAAAAAGTGTCGTTTTCGTGGCTGAAAGAGAGCTCGATCTTCGGATACTTGCTCCAGAAATCGGCCAAGCGGGGTGCTAGCCACCGGCTGGCGAACATCGGCAACACCGCCACCCGTACCACGGCGCGCGCCGGTACGTTCGCGACCGTCGCAAGCCCCGTCTTGATCGCGCGAAGCCCTTCGCGCACGAAGGGCACGAGCTTTTGCCCCGCTTCGGTCAGTCGCACGCCGCGCGCGGTTCGTTCGAATAGCTTGGCGCCGATATCTGTCTCCAGAATTTCGATGTGATAGCTGATCGCGCTTTGCGCAATTTTGAGCTCGGCCGCCGCTCGCGTGAGATTCCCCGCGCGTGCGACCGCATCGAAAACTTGAATGGCTTTGAGATGGGCGATTCGCGGCATTAGAGCCTCTGATTGCCTAATCTTACGCCCAGCGCCCGGCTTGTCATCTAAAATTTCGATGATACGGCGAAAGAATGAATTTCAGCGCGCCATGTACCCTGACCTAAACTTCGATCAATTGGCGACCGTTCCGCGCTTGCGGAATTGAGATCGCCGTTCTGACGGGGATGGAAACCGGTGACAAAGCTTCGCCGATCGATCCGTAATAATGTTGGCCATGTCTAAGGCCGCCACGTCACCTGCGCTGTCGCTTCGCGGGGTGTCGAAGCATTTCGGTGGCGTGCGCGCCGTCGATGATCTTTCCTTCACGTTGGCGCCTAACGAGATTCTTGGTCTGATCGGCCCCAACGGTTCGGGCAAATCTACGACCGTCAACTTGATAGCTGGTGTGTTTCCGCTTACGGCTGGTTCGGTTTACCTCGAAGGGCACGCGATCGAAGCGATCCCCGAGCACGGGCGGCCACCGCTCGGTCTCGCACGCACTTTCCAGACTGCATCATTGTTTCCCGGCTTCACTGCGATCGAACAGATGCTCGTCGGCGGCCATGTCTGCACGCGCGAGCGAGGGGTGGGGGC
This region includes:
- a CDS encoding ferredoxin family 2Fe-2S iron-sulfur cluster binding protein, which produces MPKMTFILNDGTRKEVDAPVGLSVLEIAHRNDVPLEGACEGSLACSTCHIVVDKDDYERLPEASEDEEDMLDLAFGLTHTSRLGCQITITDELDGLTVALPTATRNMMVDKA
- the iscX gene encoding Fe-S cluster assembly protein IscX, with translation MKLRWTDVADIAIDLEEAHPEADVENLRFTDLWKWVQALPNFADDPNKSNEKILEAIQMAWLKERE
- the tenA gene encoding thiaminase II, whose product is MTRSPAFLSLWHEGGLFARLRNACMPAWQAYVGHDFVRQLGAGTLPKQAFQHYLKQDYLFLIHYARAWALATAKASSLAEMRSANASVKAILDIEMGLHVAFCRDWGIDEAALEATQEGEATLGYTRYVLARGLDGDLLDLVVALSPCALGYAEIGRTLAAQATAENPYAAWIAMYAGDEFFGVARGVADEVDRLGQTRGGAARFDDLAKTFAQACRLEADFWRQGLSAA
- the mnmA gene encoding tRNA 2-thiouridine(34) synthase MnmA, which translates into the protein MSDTANIAAQDIDLAPGARVVVAMSGGVDSSVVAALLKEQGYDVVGVTLQLYDQGEMAKKKGACCAGQDIYDARNVADRIGIAHYVLDYESRFKDAVIEDFADSYARGETPVPCVQCNRTVKFRDLLSVARDLGASALATGHYARRLATPKGAELHVAADPSRDQSYFLFATTQEQLDFLRFPLGGLPKSAVRAAAERLALPVASKPDSQDICFVPGGNYREIVARLRPEAARPGDIVDQAGTVLGRHDGTIGFTVGQRRGLNIGARDAAAEPLYVLAVDAQAARVTVGPHAALARRDIALARANWLGGQVSEGAALAKIRSTTAPKPAKFARGPDETALVTLDDPEFGVAAGQACVLYDGSRVLGGGWISRG
- a CDS encoding site-specific integrase, encoding MAMIYKVRWKRKSGEISQRWCVEWTNEKREKRRKLFASALDAKRHRRSIENGGAPFEETQITFAKAADDFIESRRNLGRERSTYDMYERQVRMHLGPLIGGRDVRSLRRSDFVKLQEDLVAKLSRSLARSVFMTAKSVMAHVVRREWREGDPATGLRFDLSSREKARIDAPRKSDIQALLDALGGSEIAAGAPPTRGYVFVRVALGSGLRASELRGLRVTDVDLVAIPPTVTVAQRADQWCQIGPPKSRNGRRTVPIGPDLAMLLRRWIPLRSVVASPLLFPAESGRPMDMSNFHIRVWRPAMRKAGLEDSATGNARWTFHFLRHIYASQLIEMKLNPKQIQMRLGHGSVQMTLDTYGHLWRDTDKEILEVAEFERRMLGISTTLILPEPPVSALSVSDNSGSVVKSGEGSND
- a CDS encoding IS3 family transposase (programmed frameshift); translated protein: MSRRARLNHTPAFKAKVALATVKGELTLAELAQHFDVHPNQIAQWKAQLLESASAVFDGRAARPEPAIDVKSLHAKIGELTLENDFLGRCARQSRPAERKTMIDRSHDLPIARQAAALGISRGSVYYLPRPVSVPDLVLMRRIDALHLEFPFAGSRMLRDLLAAEGIAVGRLHVATLMKRMGIEALYRRPSTLRPAPGHRIYPYLLRKLAVTPPDQVWAMDITYIPMARGFVYLAAVVDWFSRRVLAWRLSITMEAAFCVEALEEALARFGKPDIFNTDQGSQFTGAAFTGALSSRKIAISMDGKGAWRDNVFVKRLWRTIKYEEVYLRAYDTVSEVRASLGRYIAFYKARRPHSSLDRQTLDRAYFKRQPLLAAA
- a CDS encoding LysR substrate-binding domain-containing protein, whose protein sequence is MPRIAHLKAIQVFDAVARAGNLTRAAAELKIAQSAISYHIEILETDIGAKLFERTARGVRLTEAGQKLVPFVREGLRAIKTGLATVANVPARAVVRVAVLPMFASRWLAPRLADFWSKYPKIELSFSHENDTFSAASDPSEVADVAVQWGAGAWPHLESRRLLEAPLIAACSPELLKKTPLRDAADLKNHTLLHVDDHNMWRQWLAAVGVPDAETIGSRGLMMSDRHFQLSATLNAVGVSLFIQSFIKEELRQGTLASPLSKEKRTEYAYYLVRQKGRKLSPAAAQFHDWICAQAVAQEAA